A window of Terriglobia bacterium genomic DNA:
GACCGCTACGACGGTGGCCGGAGTCTCCTGCACCGGCGCGGACGCAGATGGCACACCGGCCGCTTTTGTTTCGGACGGCCGCGAAGAACATGCAGAGATCAGAAATCCGGAAAGGACGAGCGGGAGACAAAGTTGGCTTAAACGCTCTGAAAACATCGTATTGCATCTCTCCTTCAGTCTAGAGTAGACGATGGGCGTCCGGAAAAGCCGCTCGATTTACGATTTTTAACCTAGCGCCGGAGGCGCGACAGAACGTGGAAGACGCGCTGCTCGTAGACAGACTGCACTTCGGTTTCACGATCACCTTCCATTACCTGTTTCCCCAACTCACGATGGGGCTTGCGCCTCTCATTGTGATTCTCAAGACGCTTGGGCTGTGGAAAAAAGACGAGCGCTACAACCGCTCGGCGCGCTTCTGGGCGAAAATCTTCGCAATCAATTTCCTGCTGGGCGTCATTACGGGCATCCCGATGGAGTTTCAGTTCGGCACCAACTGGGCAAGGTTCGCCCGCTATTCGGGCGGCGTGATCGCGACTTCGCTTGCGATGGAAGGGGTTTTCGCTTTCTTCCTGGAATCCTCCTTCCTGGGCTTATTTCTCTACGGCGAACGGCGGATCGGTCCAAAATGGCACTGGTTCGCCGGTTTCATGGTGTTCCTGGGTTCGTGGTTGTCCGGTTACTTCATCATCGTGACCGACGCCTGGATGCAACATCCGGTGGGATTCGAGGTCGCAAGCGATGGGACCGCCCACTTGAACAGCTTCCAGGCACTGCTGACGAATCCGTGGGCATTCTGGCAGTACATCCACAACATGAGCGGCGCTCTCATCACCGGAGCTTTCGTCATGGCTTCAGTCGGCGCTTTCTATGTTTTATCGCGCCGGCAGACCGAACATGGACAGGTGTTCCTGCAGCTCGGTGTGATCGCGGCCTTGATCGCCTCCGTTTTTCAATTGTTCCCGTCCGGCGACGGGCAGGGAAAGATGGTCACGGATCACCAGCCGGTGACGCTCGCGGCGATGGAAGGACAGTTCAATACGGAAGCCGGCGCGCCGATTGTCATCCTCGGACAACCGAACGTCGGGGAACGTAAGCTGGATAATCCGCTGATTGTCCCGAAGATGCTGAGTTTCCTGACGTACCGGCACTGGCAGGCGGTGGTCAGGGGCTTGAACGATTTTCCGCAGGAGCAATGGCCGGACAACATCCCACTGTTGTATTTCAGCTACCACATCATGGTCGGCCTGGGCACGATCTTCATCCTCATTACTTTTGCCGCGGCACTGCTGCTGTGGCAAAGAAAACTGTTCACCGCCAGATGGATGCTATGGATTCTGATGCTGAGTTTCCCGTTTCCGTTCATCGCCAATACGGCAGGATGGATGGTGGCCGAACTCGGGCGCCAGCCCTGGCTGGTCTACGGCCTGATGCGGACGTCGCAAGGCATCTCACCGATGGTTTCCTCCGGCAATGCCTGGTTCACGCTGCTCGGCTTTATGGGGATGTACACGGTGCTCGGCATTCTGTTCCTTTTCCTGGTCTGGCGTGAGATCGAACACGGTCTGGAATTCATGGGGAGCGATGCCTGATGGAAACGTTGTGGTTCGTCCTCATCGGGCTCATGCTGATTGCTTATGTTGTGCTGGACGGTTTTGATATCGGCGCCGGAATCGTGCAGCCTCTGGTCGCAAAAACCGAGCGGGAGCGGGCGCTGGTCCTGCGAAGCATCGGCCCCGTGTGGGATGGTAATGAGGTCTGGCTGATCGCCACCGGCGGGGCCCTCTACTTCGCTTTTCCGCTGCTTTACGCTTCGAGTTTCAGCGGCTTCTATCTTCCGCTGATCATTGTGTTATGGCTGCTGATGCTCCGCGGCGTCGGGATCGAATTGCGCTCGCATGTGGATCACGACATGTGGCGGTCGTTTTTCGATTTTGTCTTCAGCGCTGCGAGCCTGCTGCTGGCGCTGTTCTTCGGCGCCGCTATCGGCAATGTCGTTCGCGGCGTGCCGCTCAACAGTGACGGATACTTCTTCGAGGCTCTGTGGAGCGACTTTCGGACCGGACCTCAGCCGGGCATTCTCGACTGGTACACGGTGCTCACCGGAATTCTCGGGATGGTGACGCTGGGAATTCACGGCGCGAACTGGGTCGCCCTGAAGACCGACGGAGCCGTCAATCAACGCGCCGGACGCGTTGCGCGCAACGGGCTGTGGCTGCTCGCCCTGTTAACGGTGCTGAGCCTGGGCGCGACGATCCACGTGCGTCCGGAAGTCCTCGACAATTTCCGCGCCCGCGCGTGGGGTTGGGTGATTCCAACCGGTGTGACGGTTTCGCTGATCGGAATCCGGTATTTCCGGACGCATGGCCGTGATCTGGCGGCGTTCCTCTGTTCGAGCGGATACATCGCATCGATGCTCGGCGGCGCAGCATTCGCACTGTATCCGAACGTGCTGCCGGCAAGTACGGGACCGACATATAACCTCACGATCTATAACTCGCAAACGGGCGGGTACAGCCTTCGTGTCGGTTTGGCATGGTGGCTGGCCGGCATGGCCCTCGCTATTGCTTACTTTGTCTTCCTATACCGTTTCTTCCAAGGTAAGGCGGTTCTCGAGGAGAAATGAGGCGGGTGGCAATCCGCGGGATGGACAAGTGACAAGGAAGTCACGAACAAAAGACATGGTGGTGACAACTCCATTTGCGAGTTCGATTATCTTGTCGGTGAGGTCACAGGAGAAGTTACATTGTGAATACACGGGGGTGGCTCCACAGTGCTCCTGTGGCCTCAAACCACTCATCTTCCAATCACTGGTAAAACACGTAAATAAAGGCCTCTCGTGGTTGTTTTGGGGCCTCAGTTGCAAATAACTGAGAGAATGCCCATGACAAACTCTTCGATTTTGCAATCTGTTTTGCGCACGGCAAGGATCCACGGGAAGTCTTCCGCCCTCTATGACGTAGCATTTCGCGGCTTGAACAAGTGTGTGTACTACCGGGTTCTTCAGTGCCTCGTGATCGAGACTGTTAACGAGAAATGCCTCTCACTGCCTCCACAGTTCCATTTCGAGAGAATGGAGCCGTCCGGGTTATTAAAATTTGCTAAAAACGACGTTTACGAACTGACTCCCCGATTCATCCACGCCAGCGCTGAAAAGGGTGATGAATGCTATGCGATCCTGGAAGGGGACGCCCTCGCCAGTTACGGCTGGTACTCCAGCCGGCCGACACTGTTGGACAACGAGGATCTGATCCTGCGATTCGGCAGCGGCTACGTTTATATGTACAAAGGATTTACGCTGTCCACATACCGCGGGCAGCGGCTCCACGCGATCGGAATGACGCGATCGCTGGCGGCGTATAAGGCCAAGGGCTTCAAGGGACTCATTTCTTATGTGGAGTCGAACAATTTCGACTCGCTACGATCGTGTTATCGCATGGGATATCGGGACTGCGGACTGATGCGCGTGATCCGGGCTGGCGGTAAATACTTCTTCACGCGCCAACCGTCGTGTGAACAGTATGGCCTGGCCGTGGAAATGAATCCGCAATTCCCGGGTTCTCAGGCGGCCTGACGCTCGTAAGCAACTAAATCCCTACCACAAACGTCAACCGGCTCCCGTCGGGGAGCATGATGGATTTCGCGCAGGCGGAATGCTGATTTTTAGAACGATCGGCCGAGGGCTTGGCAGGATAGGCGTCGAAGGACAGCGTCGTACCCGGGGCAAGCAACCGTCTCGACAAGCCCGCGACGATCGTGGCGCCAGGTGCTGGGAATTCAATCACCCAATTATCCGAACCGCCGTCTTCGTTCTTCACATCGAAATATACATGAATGTGCGGATTGCTCCATTCGAGGCGCGTGATGACGCCTTTCAACGTCAGCGTGGCCGAAACATCGTACTGCGCGGCGGTCGCGTGGTGAGCCGACGCGGCAGACGGCAACAGCGCTGTGAGCATTCCCAGCGCCGCCACCATAAGGATTTTTTCCAATGACTTAGAGGGGTCCGCTCAGTTTCGCGTCGCGTTCCAGCGGGCTTGAATGGTCGATTGTCCACGGCCGCGATTGCGGCCACCGCCGCCCGGGAAGCCGCCGATATTGCTGTTGTTATTGTTTGCGGGAAGCGTCACATTGCCGCCCATCCGGTCTCCGGCATCACCTTGAACCGCTCCCGAGAATTGCATCTGAAAATTGTTGGTGCCGTTTTGCGTCTGCGTATAGAAGGTGACGTAGTTCCCGTTGAGGGAGCCACGAATCGGAATGGTGCCATATCCCCGTGGGTCCGTGATGGTGCCTTGCAGATTGTTGCCGTTTTGCCGAACGGACAGCTGCAGGGTCATGTATTGCGCTCCGTCTGTCGTCACCGTCCAGTTTCCGGACAGATCGCCGGGGATGACGGACGAAACCTGGGAAGCGGGCTGGTTCGAAGGAGGAGCCACCAGTCTAGCGGGACCGGACGCCGCCGCGGCGGCGCTCCCCGGGGGCGGGATCGTGATCGTCACATCCAGCGGGTTTTCCAGCTTGAACATGAGCTGGGTTTCCGAATTGATTTTGACCTGTTCGCCCTTGCTCACAACGGCTCCGCCGCCACCACCGGCGCCGGCTCCAATGACCGCTCCGGTCTTGCCGCCGAGAATGCCGCCGAGAATGCCGCCGACCGCTGCGCCCACGCCCACGTTCCGCGCGGCCTTCTTCCCTTCCGAAGATCCGGTCTGCTCAAACGTATTGCTGGTGACGGTGTAGGGATCCTTGCCGATGAAAAGCCTGTCGAGCTGCACTTTGAGCTGGCTGGTGCCGCTCAGCTTTCCTGCC
This region includes:
- a CDS encoding cytochrome ubiquinol oxidase subunit I gives rise to the protein MEDALLVDRLHFGFTITFHYLFPQLTMGLAPLIVILKTLGLWKKDERYNRSARFWAKIFAINFLLGVITGIPMEFQFGTNWARFARYSGGVIATSLAMEGVFAFFLESSFLGLFLYGERRIGPKWHWFAGFMVFLGSWLSGYFIIVTDAWMQHPVGFEVASDGTAHLNSFQALLTNPWAFWQYIHNMSGALITGAFVMASVGAFYVLSRRQTEHGQVFLQLGVIAALIASVFQLFPSGDGQGKMVTDHQPVTLAAMEGQFNTEAGAPIVILGQPNVGERKLDNPLIVPKMLSFLTYRHWQAVVRGLNDFPQEQWPDNIPLLYFSYHIMVGLGTIFILITFAAALLLWQRKLFTARWMLWILMLSFPFPFIANTAGWMVAELGRQPWLVYGLMRTSQGISPMVSSGNAWFTLLGFMGMYTVLGILFLFLVWREIEHGLEFMGSDA
- the cydB gene encoding cytochrome d ubiquinol oxidase subunit II; the encoded protein is METLWFVLIGLMLIAYVVLDGFDIGAGIVQPLVAKTERERALVLRSIGPVWDGNEVWLIATGGALYFAFPLLYASSFSGFYLPLIIVLWLLMLRGVGIELRSHVDHDMWRSFFDFVFSAASLLLALFFGAAIGNVVRGVPLNSDGYFFEALWSDFRTGPQPGILDWYTVLTGILGMVTLGIHGANWVALKTDGAVNQRAGRVARNGLWLLALLTVLSLGATIHVRPEVLDNFRARAWGWVIPTGVTVSLIGIRYFRTHGRDLAAFLCSSGYIASMLGGAAFALYPNVLPASTGPTYNLTIYNSQTGGYSLRVGLAWWLAGMALAIAYFVFLYRFFQGKAVLEEK
- a CDS encoding DUF6152 family protein, whose amino-acid sequence is MEKILMVAALGMLTALLPSAASAHHATAAQYDVSATLTLKGVITRLEWSNPHIHVYFDVKNEDGGSDNWVIEFPAPGATIVAGLSRRLLAPGTTLSFDAYPAKPSADRSKNQHSACAKSIMLPDGSRLTFVVGI